The Methylocaldum marinum genome includes the window CATGACGGCAATGCCGCCGCGCTTCATTCGCTGGAGAAATTCGAGCGCCTCGGCGAAGGCGGGCTGGTCGAAAACGGCGCGGCCTTGCGCATCGATATACTCGCCCCGGTTCTGCCAGACGAAAGGCAGCAAGTATTCGAGATCCTCGGCGTGGCAGTAACCGTACTGATCGATGCTGCCGTCGCCGGTGCGGGTGAGCCGCCGGGCATGTTCGGCGAACTCGCGCCAGCTCCGCGGGGCTTCCCCGAGTCCGGCAGCGGCGAACATCGCCGGGTTGAAATAAAGCGCGAGCGTCGAATAATCCTTGGGCAAGCCGTATAGCGCACCGCCGAAGCGAAAGGCATCGAGCAGCACCGGCTCGAAATCATCCGGAAAAAAGCCCGGGTCTTGGGCGAGGAAGCGATCCAGCGGCAGCAAGACGTCGTAATCGACCAGCAGCGGAATCCAGAAAGCCTCGATCATCACCACCTCGGGCGCGGTCCCGGTGGCCAGCATAAGCAGCAGCTTGTCCATGTAATTGGCCGTGATCGGCTCGTACCGAACCGGTAGATCGGGATGGCCCTGTTCGAAGGTGTCGATGAACCTGCGGGTGAGGGTCTCCTCGACCGGCGAGGCGATCCAGCCGGTGAGACGGACCGAATCCGAATCCTGCCGGCCACATCCGGACAGAAAGCATGCAAGAACCAGAACAATCCACCCGAAAGGCGCGATACGGCTCATCGATACATTCCACGTCCTTAGAATCTCAAATCTGCCCGGCGTTTCCGGCTACTGAATCCCGGACACCGATAAATCTGAGACCAGCGCGCAAATCCGAAGTTTGAAGCGGACTAGGACGGCGCACTCTGAACCCGGCGGCCGACATCCATGCCCGCCTTGCATGCCGGCAGGCATACGATGAACTCGCTGCCTTTGCCGAGCCCTTCGCTTTTGGCCTCAACCCAGCCGCCATGCAGTTCGACGATCTTTTGCACGATCGTCAGCCCCAGCCCCAGCCCCCCTTGCGCCCGGTCCAGGGTGCGCTCGGCCTGGGTGAAAAGATTGAAGAGCTTGGGCAGCAGATTTTTCGGGATGCCTTCCCCGGTATCGCGGACCGAAATCATCGCATCGCCATCCCGGCACACGGCGCTCAGCCAGATGGTCCCGCCTTCCGGCGTGTACTTGGCGGCATTGTTGAGCAGATTTCCCACGACCTGCGCCAGGCGCATGGTATCGCCGTTCAGCCATAACGGTCCTTCCGGCAGGGAGAGGTTGAGTTCGTGATGGCGCGCCTCGATCATTGGCCGGCTGGTTTCGAGCGCCAGGTCGATCACCTTGTCCATCTCGACCTCGGTCTTATGCAAGGTGATCTTGCCCTGGACGATGCGCGTGACATCGAGCAGATCGTCCACCAGGTTCGCCAGCTGATTGACTTGCCGGTCGATCACGTCGCCCGCCCAGGACAGCTTGGGATGGGGCAGACCGATCTTCTTCATCACTTTTACCGCATTCCGGATCGGCGCCAGGGGATTCCTGAGTTCGTGCCCCAGCATCGCCAGGAATTCGTCCTTGCGGCGGTCCGACTCGCGCAGTGCCTGTTCGGCCTGCTTGCGCTCCGTGATGTCCAGAAACGCCCCGATACATTGGCGGACACCGCCATCCGGATCCCGCGAAAAAACCGAATCGCGCGATAAACACCAGATCCAGCGGCCGTCCGCCGTCTTGAAGCGGTACTCGATCTCCTCGACCTCGCCATCCGCGATGCGCGCCAGATTTTCCATGTGGGCGGCGATGCGCTCCTGATCGTCCGGGTGAAACAGGGCAAAAAACGCCCGCCCGCGTATGGCATTGAGATCGTCCAGCGTGTAACCGGTGAGCCGGGTGTACTGGGCGTTTATGAAAATGTCGGTGCCGGTCCTGATGTCATAGATGTAAAGGCCGTTCAGGGAAGACATCAAAACCTTATGAGCGAAGATTTCCTCGTCCCTGAGCTTTTGCTCGGTCTCCCAATGCTCGATGATTTCCGTCTTCAGTTCTCTGTCGCGATCGAGCGCCGCTTTCGCCGCCTGGGCCTCCGCCTTTTTCAAGCGATCGATCACCAGGCTGAGCAGCATTCCGACGCTGAAAAGAAGCAGCAATCGCAGCCGCTCGGCGGCCACGGCCACGTCCAGCGAGAACTCCGGCTCCACCAGGAAATACGCGCCGACGAAGGTGCTCAATGCGGTGGCAAAAAACCCCGCAGCCAAGCCGCCGTTCCAGGCTGCGGGCATCACCGCCGTCAAGAACAGGAGGAGCGGCGGCGATCCCTCGAAAACCGGACCGAGAAACGTCAGAATCAGTGACACGGCCGATGTGCCGAGCACCGCCAGGACGTAGCTGTTCAAAAAAAGCCGTTTGATGTGAGTGCGCTCCGTATTGAAAGCACTCCGTGCCGGTAGGTAGAGTTACTTAAATCGACGAACCTCGTTAAGACTGTCACGATCAACCGGAAGTTTCCTCGCTCGGGGCGTTTTACCCGCTGGATAGTCCCGCAGTCCCTTGCCGGCGACCGATCCGAACCATCCCGAAGATCCCGGCGCAGCGCTCGACCATGCGCCGCTCTTCAAGCGACTACTCGCCGCGTATGATCTGCCTGATCATGTAGTGAACCGCGTCTTGCACGGTTTCGTCGCTCAGATCGGAATGGGCGCCTTTTTCCGGCATGCCCAAGAACCCCTTCGTCGCATGGTCCGTCAACAGCGAAGGAAAACCCAAGGTCCGTGCTTCCCAAGCCTCGCGATCGTCCAGCATGGGAGCCTCGTCCCGGCCGGAATCGTGGCATTCCGAACAGAAGGCATTGTAGGCGTACCTGCCGCGGGTGTAATCCGGCGGACGGGATGTCGCCTGCAAGGACGTTTTCGTCTCGGGTTCGGCGCAGCCGGCCAACATCAGGGTACAGTAAACGGCAATGATCGATCGGTTCAAAAACTTATACATAAGCAAATCGGCTACGATGAAAGCGAGTTTGGACAGCATGACACGAACCGGGCGCTTATGATAAGCGCATCGTAATTCAGCCGCTCAGCGAACCTGCAAACCCACCAGAGTGATATCGTCCGCGAACTCGCTCTTGCCGCAGAAGGTTCGCAGTTCGTTCATCAGTTTTCGAATGGTGGTTTCCGGCGCATCCGAGCGGTCGAGGGTGAACAAATGGCACAGTCTGGAAATGCCGAAAAATTCGCCCTGTTCGTTCTGCGCCTCGATGACGCCGTCGGTGTAGAGCAACAAACGGTCGCCCGGCTCCAGGACCAGGCTTTTTTCCTCGAACAACACGTCCCGCTTGACGCCCAGGATCAGCCCTTCAGCATCCAGCTCCCGGCAGGTCCAATCACCCCGCCTCAATAACAAGGCGCGATTGTGTCCGGCATTGGCATAACGCAGCCGGCGTTTTCGGAAATCGTATTTCAGGTAGAACATGGTGATGAAAAGCTCGGCCGCACTCAAGTCCTCGTACAAAAGATGATTGAGCGCCCGCAGCACCTCGGCGGCGCTCTGCGGCGCCGGGTTGTCCGGTGTCTTGCGGGTCTCGGCTTTCAGAGTGCTGCGCATCTCGGTCATGATGAGCGCTGCGCCCACGCTGTGGCCCGATACATCCGCAACGACGATATCCGCGTTTTCGTCGTAATGGAAATAATCGAAGTAATCGCCGCCGACGTGGGTCGCCGGGACGCAGATTCCGGCAACCTCGAACATCGGGAGCCGCAAGGGTTTTTTCGGCAACAGCGAGAGTTGAATGTGCTTGGCGATCTCGAGCTCGTGCCGCTCTTCTTCGGCTCGCCGGCGCTCGGTGACATCGGTCTGAATGCCGATGTAATGCGTGACGACGCCCTGTTCGTCCCGAACCGGTGACAGCAGCAGCTCATTCCAGAAGGGTGTCCCGTCCTTCCGATAATTCCGCAGCACCACTTCGCAACCGGTTCCCCGCTTTAAGTCCTCGCGGATCTTGTTCTTGGCGTCTTCTTCGGTTTCCGGGCCCTGTAGTATTCGAAGACTCCGTCCGAGCAATTCCTCGCGCGAATAACCCGTAATCCGGGACAGGGCCGGATTGACGTACAGGTTCGGGTAATGCGGCTGGCGGGCATCGGCGATGACGATGCCGACGCTCGCCGCTTCGATGGCGCGCTCGCGCAGCCGCAGGGCGTCCTCGGCCCGCTTGCGGGCGGTGATATCCAGATCCATGCCGCGCCACTTGATGACCCGCCCCTGATCGTCGAGTATCGGCGCGCCGGTGGATTCGGTGAAAACCTCGTGTCCGTCCCGATGTCGGTAGTGATTGATCAGCTTGTAAAAAGACTCGTGAACACGACCGGGCGGCGGAAGCGTTTCGGTCCACCGCTGCCGATCCTCGGGCGTCAGCAGATCCAGATAGCGCTTGCCGATGATTTCCTCGGGCTTCAAGCCGAGAATGGCATGCACCGACCCGCTGCTGTAGACGTAACGTCCTTCCGGATCCTGCTCCCACAACCACTCCCCGACCATTTCCGCGACCTGGCGGAAACGCTCTTCGCTCTCCTCGAGCGCCTCCTTGTCGCGCTTTTGCTCGGTAATGTCCCGCTGGGTCGCGAGATAACGGGTGACTTTTCCGGACCCGTCGCGGATCGGCGTAATCGTTTCCAGCGCCCAATACAGCTCGCCCGATTTTTTCCGGTCCTGAATTTCCCCTTGCCACTCGTTTCCGGCCTGGATCGTTTCCCACAGTCGCCGATAGATGCCCGGCGGCATCACGCCCGACTGCAATAGGCGCGGATTCCGACCGATCACTTCGTCGATGGTGTAGCCCGTGAGGAGGCTGAAGGCGCGGTTCACGAAAGTAATCCGTCCTTCCAGATCGGCGATCATGATCGCGTTCGGACTTTGTTCCACCGCCCCGGACAGAATCGTCAAATATTCCTCATTCTGTTTTCGGCGGGTCAAATCGTGGGTAATCCCGACGAATAACCGGCGATTTCCCTGCCGAAGCTCGCCGATCGAGAGATACATCGGGAACACGCTGCCGTCCTTGCGCCGCCCGGAGACTTCCCGGCCGGTACCAATGATTTTTTTGATGCCGGTCCTGCGGTAGTTGGCGAGATATCCATCGTGCTCTTCGCGATACGGCGAAGGCATGAGCCGGTGGACATTCTCTCCGATCAATTCTTCCCGTCGATAGCCGAAAAGCCGTTCGGCGGCGGGATTGAGCAGCTGGATGATTCCCGTGTCGTTAATGACGATGACGCCGTCGGTAATGGTGTCGAGTATCGCCCTGAGGTTGGATTCCGTATCGAACGCGCCGCCCCGGTCCGCACACGGTCCGATGCAGCTCAGGTGAAGAAGATTCAGACGGACGCCGGCCTCCTTCAAGGGCGTCAGCCGATAGCGGGCTCCGAATACCGTTCCGTCCCTGCGGCGGAACCGCGCCTCGTTGGTGCCGAAGAACCGTTCCTGGGCGATCGATGCAGGTTTGCGTTCCCGGCGCAACGGTGTCGGTTCCGACGACACCTCCAGTTCCGAAAACACGGCTCGGCCACGAAACTCTTCTTCGGAATATCCGAACAACTCCTCCGACGCCCGGTTCATAAAGACGAGACGGCCGGCCTCGTCAAGCATGCACACCGCATCGTCGATGCCGTCCAGCAGGGCACGGGCAAAGCGATCGACCGAAATGAATTCGGACATCCCGTTCAAGAACTTCGATGCTGGATCGCTCATTTTTTCCTGTGGCATAGACCGACCTGAATTAACTAAACCGCTCGCCCCTACGGAAAAGTCGGCGATCGGCCGGCGCCGATCGGTGGACTTCCGGGTTTCTTGCTTAGGCGGCGGTTTCGATGATTACGAAAACCATTCGAGTTCAAGCTTGATTAGGCCGATTAGACTGATCGGCGCCGCTGGTACTGCCTTACCTTAGTTGGACTTATTATGACCGGTATGATTTCGGATAGAGAAATATCGATCATGGTGAATAGTGCCAACCCGAAGGAACGGTTCAGGAAACCGAGGATCGGCTCGCTCCGCTTGCTCGGACAGGCTCGGCCGAGCCGATTTCATCGGACGCCGGGACAAGCCGGACGAAGCGAAAGCGACCTTGCTGAAATTTGGCGGGAAAGCGGCGGGCGTTACCAGAGGCCCGCCGCGCTCCGACTCAATCTTTCGTCTGAAAGACCGGGCCGTATTGGGTCTCGACGTCGAAATTTTCCCAGACGAAGCCCGGCTTGGTGATCGGTTGCGTGGGCAGAGGAAAGGTCAGGACGTCGACCACACCGGATGCGATACGCCCCAGCGTATGCAAGCCGCCTTTGAGAAATCCGCCGGAGAGCCCGAAAAGCACATTGGTTTCATTCGTGGTATTGATTATGTTCTTGGGGAACTCAACCCATCCCAGCGCGAGATTGCTTAGTCCGGAACCCAGCTTCGTGCCTACGTCTTGACCGTAATCGTCCGAAGCCGGTGACGCGGACGACATGACCAACGCCGCCGTCGCCGAAAGAAAAATGATTCTAGTTGATCTCGACATGAGTGGCCCCTTGCTGGCAAACAGTTGATTTTCTTGATCATGACGGCGAGAAAATTCCCTGCGGTAGCGACGCTTCGCTTTTCCCGCCCTATTCAAGGGTAGGCAAAGTTTGCGATTTTTCAAATGAACCGCTTGCCGGCACCATTCACCAGGGCAGTTCGCGCCCGCGAAAATCCAGAAAATGTCCGGAATCGCGGGGAGAGAAACCGTCGATCACCCGCCGTAGGCCCGCAACGCTTTCCGCCGGCGAAGTCGGCGCATTGGTGCCGCCCATGTCGGTTTTGACCCAGCCGGGATGCAGAATCAACACCCCGATGCCCCGACTCCCGAGATCGATCGAAAGACTTTTCATGGCTGCATTCAGGGCAGCTTTGCTGGAACGATACATGATCGCGCCGCCGCTCGAGTTGTCGCCCATGCTGCCCATGAGGCTGGTGATCGCCACCACCAGCTTGCGGCCGCCACGCGCGATATGGGGAAGAAACGCTTCGGTCATCTTGACGGGCGCCAGCGCATTGATTCGCATGACCTGCGTCCAGAGTTCGTAATCGATATCCCCGGGGACATTCCGGGCGCCGTCGCCGTAGACTCCGGCGTTGTTGATCAGCACGTCGATCGCCTCGGACGCCAAGGCGTGAGCCAATGCATCGATCTGGCCGAAATTACCGAGTTCCAGCTGATGAATGGATATTGCCGGATAATGAATGGCCAACCCCTCCAAATCCGAGGCTTGCGCGGGACGACGGCAACACGCCAGAACTTTCCAGCCCGCTTCGGCGTATTGCCTGCAAAATTCTAGACCGATGCCACGATTGACGCCGGTGACCAGTACGGTAGCCATGCTGATTTCTCCTCAAGAGTCGTTTGTTGAACCCGACGCGAGAATGCGACATTCCTCCCCGAGACATTGTCAAAGACATATACCTCGATTCGGTATCGACCGCCCCCGGCATGTCGACAACATCACCATCAACGAATATTACAACACCGCCGAGCCGATTCCCGTTCTCGGCTTCGAACAGGCCGATTTCGGCGAGTCGTTCGACGAATACGACGGCGATGACGACGGATCGCTAGACGCGTTAGCATTGCTCAATCCGGGGCAGGGATGCCCCGGCGCGGCGACAAGCCGCGTGAGCCCAGGCCGGGCGTGTACCGGGCCTGATTAATAAATACGTGTAGAGACGTTTTCTAATGCCATTGCCGATGATTGAACCGGTCGAACTCGAAGATTTTTTTCTCAACCTGCTCTCGGCGGCCATGATCGTCCTCGCCGGTGCCGGCTACGCCGGACTTTATGCCTGGGGCAAGCTCACCCGCCGTCCCGGCTTCGTGATTTCGGCCTATGCTTCGTACGCCTGTTTGGCCGGCGCGGTGTGGGTTTTGGCGGAAACGTCTCATTTCGAGGATTTCTGGCGCGTCGTCGCGGGGCTCATGCTGATCGGTTACTTCGCGGCACCGCTCGCAATCTGGCGGCTCTGCACGGCCACTCACGCCGCCGAACATTCCGAACACGATCGTCCGAACATCACCCCATAACAAGAGAAGGAGGAACAATCGTGAACACCGCGCCGCTATGGGCATCCGAGGCGTTCTGGAAGAAAACCGCGGTCTGGGTAACGGCAGTTTCCTTTGTGCTGCTGATTGCCCTGACCTTCGACTCGATGGCCAGGGTGTCGGCCGGCGGCAGCGAACGGGTACCCGCCTATAGCGTCATTAACAAGAAAATCGACTACCGCCTCGATTCCAAGCTAAACCGCTTCGTACCGGTCATCGAAGGCGACGCGCCTCTATTCGGCAAGACCTTGAACGAAGATGAGGCGGAACGACTCGTCACGCTCGGGAAGAAAACCTTTCAGGCGAAGAATTGCATCAACTGCCACACCATTCTGGGTAACGGCGCCTACTACGCGCCCGATTTGACCAAGGCCTGGCTGGACCCGAACTGGGTGGATGAAACCAACCGCGAGACGCTGATGCTGGCTTTCCTCCAGGACCCGGCCGGCAATGCCAGGTCCTACGGCACCGGACGGCGGATGCCCAACCTCGGCATCACCGAAGAGGAGGCCAGGGGACTGATCGCTTTTCTGAAATGGACGGCGACCATAGACACCAACGGCTTCCCGCACAACTTCAAGACCCTATACGCACAGGAGAACCCATAATGAGCGTCGGAGTCCTTGACAGTCGAAATCTCAACGGCGGACAAAAGCTCGCGGTGAAATATTTCATCGTCGCGATGGTTCTCTTCGTGGCGCAAATCCTGTTCGGTCTGCTCGCCGCCGTTCAGTTCCTTGCTCCCGGCTTTCTGTTCGAAACCCTGGATTTCAGCGTGAACCGGATGCTCCATATCAACGCCATGATCGTGTGGATGCTGTACGGATTCATCGGGGCCGTCTACTGGTTTCTCGAAGAGGAAAGCGGAGTCGAGATCGTCGGCCTCAAGTGCGGAGAGATCGCCTTCTGGGTGCTGACGGCCGCGGTCGGCATCGTCGTGCTGGTGTATCTGTTCCTGCAGACCGGCGCCGGCAACGATGCGACCCGCTGGCTGATCAACGAAGGGCGCGAATACATCGAGGCGCCGCGCTGGGCGGATATCGGCATCGTCGCCGTCATGCTGGTGTTCTTCTACAATGCCGCCGGCACCTTTTCCAAGGGCCGCTGGTCCGGCGTCTCCGGCGTGCTCACGCTCGATCTGGTCGCCTTGGTCGGCCTCTATCTGACGGGGATGTTCTACACCACCAACGTGACCGTGGATCACTATTGGTGGTGGTGGGTGGTCCATCTCTGGGTGGAGGCGACCTGGGAAGTACTGGTCGGGTGCATCATGGCCTGGAGCCTGATGAAGCTCCTGGGCGCCCGGCGCAGGATCGTCCAGACCTGGCTGTACATCGAGGTGGCGCTGATGTTCGGTTCGGGCATCCTGGGGCTGGGCCATCATTATTTCTGGATCGGCACCCCGGAGTACTGGTTCCCCATCGGCGGCTTCTTCTCCGCCCTGGAGCCGATTCCGCTGGTCGCCATGGTGGTGCACTCCATTTACGACGCCGGCGTCCACAAGTTCAGGAGCACCAACCATCCCGCGCTGGGCTGGGTGATCGCGCACACTTTCGGCAACTTCTTCGGCGCCGGCGTCTGGGGCTTCATGCACACCCTGCCGCAAATCAATCTCTACACCCACGGCACTCAATGGACGGCTTCCCACGGCCATTTGTCGTTTTTCGGGGCTTACGCCACGATCAATATCGCCTTCTTCTATCTCGCGGTACAACAGTGGCGCGGCAATGTGTGGATGGGCGCCAATCTCGCCGACAACGGCTGGAAATGGAAATGGTCGATGGCCCTCTTGAATCTCGGCGTGATCGGCATGACCGTGGCCCTGCTCATCGCCGGCTACGAGCAATCGTTCATCGAGCGCGCTATCGAAGGCTCGACCTGGAGCGGTTATTTCGCCGCGCAGACCCACCCCTGGTTCACGCAGGCCATGTTTTGGCGGCTGATTTTCGGAATCGTCACCGCCGTCGGCCTGGTTCTGCTGATCTGGGATCTGGCGACCAT containing:
- a CDS encoding SpoIIE family protein phosphatase; this encodes MSDPASKFLNGMSEFISVDRFARALLDGIDDAVCMLDEAGRLVFMNRASEELFGYSEEEFRGRAVFSELEVSSEPTPLRRERKPASIAQERFFGTNEARFRRRDGTVFGARYRLTPLKEAGVRLNLLHLSCIGPCADRGGAFDTESNLRAILDTITDGVIVINDTGIIQLLNPAAERLFGYRREELIGENVHRLMPSPYREEHDGYLANYRRTGIKKIIGTGREVSGRRKDGSVFPMYLSIGELRQGNRRLFVGITHDLTRRKQNEEYLTILSGAVEQSPNAIMIADLEGRITFVNRAFSLLTGYTIDEVIGRNPRLLQSGVMPPGIYRRLWETIQAGNEWQGEIQDRKKSGELYWALETITPIRDGSGKVTRYLATQRDITEQKRDKEALEESEERFRQVAEMVGEWLWEQDPEGRYVYSSGSVHAILGLKPEEIIGKRYLDLLTPEDRQRWTETLPPPGRVHESFYKLINHYRHRDGHEVFTESTGAPILDDQGRVIKWRGMDLDITARKRAEDALRLRERAIEAASVGIVIADARQPHYPNLYVNPALSRITGYSREELLGRSLRILQGPETEEDAKNKIREDLKRGTGCEVVLRNYRKDGTPFWNELLLSPVRDEQGVVTHYIGIQTDVTERRRAEEERHELEIAKHIQLSLLPKKPLRLPMFEVAGICVPATHVGGDYFDYFHYDENADIVVADVSGHSVGAALIMTEMRSTLKAETRKTPDNPAPQSAAEVLRALNHLLYEDLSAAELFITMFYLKYDFRKRRLRYANAGHNRALLLRRGDWTCRELDAEGLILGVKRDVLFEEKSLVLEPGDRLLLYTDGVIEAQNEQGEFFGISRLCHLFTLDRSDAPETTIRKLMNELRTFCGKSEFADDITLVGLQVR
- a CDS encoding cytochrome c produces the protein MNTAPLWASEAFWKKTAVWVTAVSFVLLIALTFDSMARVSAGGSERVPAYSVINKKIDYRLDSKLNRFVPVIEGDAPLFGKTLNEDEAERLVTLGKKTFQAKNCINCHTILGNGAYYAPDLTKAWLDPNWVDETNRETLMLAFLQDPAGNARSYGTGRRMPNLGITEEEARGLIAFLKWTATIDTNGFPHNFKTLYAQENP
- a CDS encoding sensor histidine kinase, giving the protein MNSYVLAVLGTSAVSLILTFLGPVFEGSPPLLLFLTAVMPAAWNGGLAAGFFATALSTFVGAYFLVEPEFSLDVAVAAERLRLLLLFSVGMLLSLVIDRLKKAEAQAAKAALDRDRELKTEIIEHWETEQKLRDEEIFAHKVLMSSLNGLYIYDIRTGTDIFINAQYTRLTGYTLDDLNAIRGRAFFALFHPDDQERIAAHMENLARIADGEVEEIEYRFKTADGRWIWCLSRDSVFSRDPDGGVRQCIGAFLDITERKQAEQALRESDRRKDEFLAMLGHELRNPLAPIRNAVKVMKKIGLPHPKLSWAGDVIDRQVNQLANLVDDLLDVTRIVQGKITLHKTEVEMDKVIDLALETSRPMIEARHHELNLSLPEGPLWLNGDTMRLAQVVGNLLNNAAKYTPEGGTIWLSAVCRDGDAMISVRDTGEGIPKNLLPKLFNLFTQAERTLDRAQGGLGLGLTIVQKIVELHGGWVEAKSEGLGKGSEFIVCLPACKAGMDVGRRVQSAPS
- a CDS encoding SDR family oxidoreductase, translated to MATVLVTGVNRGIGLEFCRQYAEAGWKVLACCRRPAQASDLEGLAIHYPAISIHQLELGNFGQIDALAHALASEAIDVLINNAGVYGDGARNVPGDIDYELWTQVMRINALAPVKMTEAFLPHIARGGRKLVVAITSLMGSMGDNSSGGAIMYRSSKAALNAAMKSLSIDLGSRGIGVLILHPGWVKTDMGGTNAPTSPAESVAGLRRVIDGFSPRDSGHFLDFRGRELPW
- a CDS encoding ABC transporter substrate-binding protein, encoding MSRIAPFGWIVLVLACFLSGCGRQDSDSVRLTGWIASPVEETLTRRFIDTFEQGHPDLPVRYEPITANYMDKLLLMLATGTAPEVVMIEAFWIPLLVDYDVLLPLDRFLAQDPGFFPDDFEPVLLDAFRFGGALYGLPKDYSTLALYFNPAMFAAAGLGEAPRSWREFAEHARRLTRTGDGSIDQYGYCHAEDLEYLLPFVWQNRGEYIDAQGRAVFDQPAFAEALEFLQRMKRGGIAVMPSDVGAAWNMDAFGRRRVAMAISGLWSANFMNETYAHTPYRAAPLPVGKQAASVAFAVGYAIPKRTADPDKAWQLLRYLTGPEGGRIWAESDVGLPARRSVAREAAIERDPLKRVFMQSLAHARIWRFRVNQRVLDETQSALQAVFLTGAEVRPTLKDLKRRLERGGRLYTDARRRE
- a CDS encoding exosortase system-associated protein, TIGR04073 family, producing the protein MSRSTRIIFLSATAALVMSSASPASDDYGQDVGTKLGSGLSNLALGWVEFPKNIINTTNETNVLFGLSGGFLKGGLHTLGRIASGVVDVLTFPLPTQPITKPGFVWENFDVETQYGPVFQTKD
- a CDS encoding cbb3-type cytochrome c oxidase subunit I yields the protein MSVGVLDSRNLNGGQKLAVKYFIVAMVLFVAQILFGLLAAVQFLAPGFLFETLDFSVNRMLHINAMIVWMLYGFIGAVYWFLEEESGVEIVGLKCGEIAFWVLTAAVGIVVLVYLFLQTGAGNDATRWLINEGREYIEAPRWADIGIVAVMLVFFYNAAGTFSKGRWSGVSGVLTLDLVALVGLYLTGMFYTTNVTVDHYWWWWVVHLWVEATWEVLVGCIMAWSLMKLLGARRRIVQTWLYIEVALMFGSGILGLGHHYFWIGTPEYWFPIGGFFSALEPIPLVAMVVHSIYDAGVHKFRSTNHPALGWVIAHTFGNFFGAGVWGFMHTLPQINLYTHGTQWTASHGHLSFFGAYATINIAFFYLAVQQWRGNVWMGANLADNGWKWKWSMALLNLGVIGMTVALLIAGYEQSFIERAIEGSTWSGYFAAQTHPWFTQAMFWRLIFGIVTAVGLVLLIWDLATIGARETRPALVIERPEEPGIKAAVVETA
- a CDS encoding c-type cytochrome; translation: MYKFLNRSIIAVYCTLMLAGCAEPETKTSLQATSRPPDYTRGRYAYNAFCSECHDSGRDEAPMLDDREAWEARTLGFPSLLTDHATKGFLGMPEKGAHSDLSDETVQDAVHYMIRQIIRGE